The following are encoded together in the Streptomyces rapamycinicus NRRL 5491 genome:
- a CDS encoding GTP-binding protein — MRASSEISMAGTDGTTRTDHHTAHPGHPGHPGHADRTTRTDHTNETGETDETGDTDDMDDMDDTPVMYVESSVAGAAKILVVGPMGVGKTTLIGTVSEIKPLSTEATMSQAGARLDTKVRPSKTTTTVALDFGRITLGGELVLYLFGTPGQQRFLPAWKDLARGALGALALVDTRDLEASFDAIGHLEDLDVPFSVAVNAFPDSTPHNEDDLRSALDLLPHTPLVICDAREHKSSVQALISLVSHLIETLTEAS; from the coding sequence TTGAGAGCAAGCTCTGAGATCTCGATGGCCGGTACGGACGGCACAACCAGGACCGACCACCACACGGCCCACCCGGGCCACCCGGGCCACCCGGGCCACGCGGACCGCACGACCCGCACAGACCACACCAACGAGACAGGCGAGACGGACGAGACGGGCGATACGGACGACATGGATGACATGGACGACACCCCCGTCATGTACGTGGAGTCCAGCGTGGCCGGGGCGGCCAAGATCCTGGTGGTCGGCCCGATGGGCGTCGGCAAGACCACGCTGATCGGCACGGTGTCGGAGATCAAGCCGCTCTCCACCGAGGCGACGATGAGCCAGGCCGGGGCCCGGCTCGACACCAAGGTGCGGCCGTCGAAGACCACGACCACCGTCGCGCTGGACTTCGGGCGGATCACCCTGGGCGGCGAGCTGGTGCTGTACCTCTTCGGCACCCCCGGCCAGCAGCGGTTCCTCCCCGCCTGGAAGGACCTGGCGCGCGGTGCGCTGGGCGCGCTCGCGCTGGTCGACACCCGCGATCTGGAGGCGTCCTTCGACGCGATCGGGCATCTGGAGGACCTGGATGTGCCGTTCTCCGTCGCCGTCAACGCCTTCCCGGACAGCACGCCGCACAACGAGGACGATCTGCGCTCCGCGCTCGATCTGCTCCCGCACACCCCGCTGGTCATCTGCGACGCCCGGGAGCACAAGTCCTCGGTCCAGGCGCTGATCTCGCTCGTCTCGCATCTGATCGAGACGCTGACGGAGGCGTCGTGA
- a CDS encoding cytochrome P450 produces the protein MTARAASRVPLYGTALDGPLTDLYERMRRDHGPVVPVEIAPRVEAWLVIGHRELLHLTRDEQYFSHDPRRWTPLREGRVAADSPLMPLVGWRPALLFADGAAHRRMRSAVADALGRVNGHELIRRVRATAERLVAGFADQHAADLVESYARLLPLQVVTELLGLDEENGARLVETLTTIVAPTVAATGANKRMGQILLQLIAGKKRRPGADLTSWLLEHPVGLSDEEVLHNLVVIIVAGNNTTVNWIASTLQILLTDPAFRSSLARGHLTVDDALDLVLWRQPPTQNFPGRYATRDLRFGGQDIRAGDMLILGLAGANADPEVLPEDGRPVVGNRSYLAFGAGPHGCPARDPARLITRTAVDTLRHRLPDMEIAVPEEQLPWITSPWSKGLAKLPVRFSTPQLAADAPASGSASGSGSGSGSASASASASASGSPATPPD, from the coding sequence GTGACCGCGCGGGCCGCCTCCCGGGTGCCGCTGTACGGGACCGCGCTCGACGGTCCGCTCACCGACCTGTACGAGCGGATGCGGCGCGACCACGGTCCGGTGGTCCCGGTGGAGATCGCGCCCCGGGTCGAGGCATGGCTGGTCATCGGCCACCGTGAGCTGCTCCATCTCACCCGCGACGAGCAGTACTTCTCCCATGACCCGCGCCGCTGGACCCCGCTGCGCGAGGGCCGGGTGGCGGCCGACTCGCCGCTGATGCCGCTGGTGGGCTGGCGCCCCGCGCTGCTGTTCGCGGACGGCGCGGCGCACCGCCGGATGCGCTCGGCGGTGGCCGACGCGCTGGGGCGGGTCAACGGCCATGAGCTGATCCGCAGGGTGCGGGCCACCGCGGAGCGGCTGGTCGCCGGGTTCGCCGACCAGCACGCGGCGGATCTGGTCGAGAGTTACGCCCGCCTCCTGCCGTTGCAGGTCGTCACCGAACTGCTGGGCCTCGACGAGGAGAACGGGGCCCGGCTGGTCGAGACGCTCACCACGATCGTCGCCCCGACCGTGGCCGCCACCGGAGCCAACAAGCGGATGGGCCAGATCCTGCTCCAGCTGATCGCCGGGAAGAAGCGGCGGCCGGGCGCGGATCTGACGTCCTGGCTGCTGGAGCACCCCGTCGGACTCAGCGACGAGGAGGTGCTGCACAACCTCGTGGTGATCATCGTCGCGGGCAACAACACCACCGTGAACTGGATCGCCTCCACGCTCCAGATCCTGCTCACCGACCCCGCGTTCCGCTCCTCGCTGGCCCGCGGTCACCTCACCGTGGACGACGCGCTGGACCTGGTGCTGTGGCGCCAGCCGCCCACCCAGAACTTCCCCGGCCGCTACGCCACCCGCGATCTGCGCTTCGGCGGCCAGGACATCCGCGCCGGGGACATGCTCATCCTGGGCCTCGCGGGCGCCAACGCGGACCCCGAGGTGCTGCCCGAGGACGGGCGTCCGGTGGTCGGCAACCGCTCGTACCTCGCCTTCGGGGCGGGGCCGCACGGCTGCCCGGCGCGGGATCCGGCCCGGCTGATCACCCGTACCGCCGTGGACACGCTGCGCCACCGGCTGCCCGATATGGAGATCGCGGTGCCGGAGGAGCAGCTTCCGTGGATCACCTCGCCGTGGTCCAAGGGCCTGGCCAAGCTGCCGGTGCGGTTCTCCACGCCGCAGCTGGCCGCCGATGCCCCGGCATCGGGATCGGCATCGGGATCGGGATCGGGATCGGGTTCCGCTTCGGCTTCGGCTTCGGCTTCGGCCTCCGGCTCACCGGCAACGCCCCCCGACTGA
- a CDS encoding DUF742 domain-containing protein, with translation MSQPGEERTTAAVRPYVITRGRAGSSRDALPLETLVVASGSALPPHLQPEYRRIADFCQGLLSVAEVAAHLGQPPAVVQVLLADLIDWGHIVARPPIRVVKRKRADLDLLRKVLDGLESKL, from the coding sequence ATGAGCCAGCCCGGTGAGGAACGCACCACGGCCGCGGTGCGCCCCTATGTGATCACACGGGGGCGTGCCGGTTCCTCACGGGATGCTCTGCCGCTGGAAACGCTCGTCGTGGCGTCCGGGAGCGCGCTGCCGCCGCATCTCCAGCCCGAGTACCGGCGGATCGCCGACTTCTGCCAGGGGCTGTTGTCGGTGGCGGAGGTCGCCGCCCATCTCGGTCAGCCACCGGCCGTGGTGCAGGTGCTGCTCGCGGATCTCATCGACTGGGGGCACATCGTGGCGCGTCCGCCGATCCGGGTGGTCAAGCGAAAACGTGCCGATTTGGACTTGCTGAGGAAGGTGCTCGATGGGCTTGAGAGCAAGCTCTGA
- a CDS encoding roadblock/LC7 domain-containing protein, whose product MAGTISRLPDVGWMLRPLTGIPGVRHAVVVSEDGLRMGHDSAEGLTGEVSRLGVAEAESLAAACAALTVTSQSTVSLLFGDEAGVRQLMIESDSGFVLFTSAGQGASLGVATDTEADVGLVAQQMQLLVAKIGAHLSSQPREPMGRPTS is encoded by the coding sequence GTGGCCGGAACCATATCCAGGTTGCCCGACGTTGGATGGATGCTGCGTCCGCTGACCGGGATCCCCGGGGTGCGGCACGCCGTCGTCGTCTCGGAGGACGGTCTGCGCATGGGCCATGACTCCGCCGAGGGACTGACCGGCGAGGTGTCCCGGCTCGGAGTGGCCGAGGCCGAGTCGCTGGCCGCCGCCTGTGCCGCGCTCACGGTCACCAGCCAGTCCACGGTGTCGCTGCTGTTCGGCGACGAGGCCGGGGTGCGGCAGCTGATGATCGAGTCCGACAGCGGGTTCGTGCTGTTCACCTCGGCCGGTCAGGGCGCCTCGCTGGGGGTGGCCACCGATACGGAAGCGGATGTCGGCCTGGTGGCTCAGCAGATGCAGTTACTGGTCGCGAAGATCGGTGCCCATCTGAGCAGCCAGCCGCGGGAGCCGATGGGCCGCCCGACGTCATGA